Below is a genomic region from Fibrobacter sp..
ATATGGTTCCATTAAGCAGTCTTCATTGCAAAAAAGGCGAAGAATTTGCTTTATACATAGAACGACTCGGCGGAATTCGACGTATCTATACACTTTTGCGTAAACTAGCTGAAATACTTAATCAAATACATGCAGTCGGTTACTGTTATGGGGACTTGAACCCAAATAATATCTTTATTTCTAGCGATACTGAATTTAGCGAAGTACAACTTATCGACTGTGATAATATGACCATTGCTGCAGACTTCAAGGATTCAATATCGTTTAAGGGATTCTCTGCACCCGAAATTGTAAGAGAACATAAGTTCAATACACCTTTAAGTGACACATGGAGTTTTGCCGTAGTTGCGTTCTTTGCCCTTCGGCAGGAATTGCCATTTCATGGAAGACTTGTAACTGATGCGGCTACTATGGATATTTCAACCATAGAGAAAAAAGAAGAGGAAGCGGATCTTCCGTTTATCGATGATCAAGATGAAGATAACGTAGGAGAATCGGCCGTCTTTCGCGAAGTCATGGAAACGAAGAATTTGCAAGACCTGTTTAAAAGAACGTTTTCCGGTGAAAAGAATTTTTTGACAAGACCGGCTTTGTTTGAATGGATTGAGGCTCTTCAGATAGGCGAAAATTCATTCATGAAATGCAAAAATTGTGGAAAGCATTACATTAAGATGGGCAAGAAGTGCGAATGTCCTTTTTGCGATACAGAATCACATGTACCATACATCCTTTTGCTCAATATGATTTATACAGGGGGACAACTTATAGAAACAAGTTCTAGCCATCCCACATATTTGCTAGAAGATTCATCTGCCCTGTTGATTATTCCCATGGCAGAAACCAAATCGGCTAATATCAAAGTCTCGTTCAATGCTTCCAAGCAACAGTTAAGCCTTCTGCTGACAAATCAGGATGAACTTAAGGCGACCTTATTGATTGATAAAGAAAAGACAACTAAGAATTGTGCTCTAAAAAAAGATGTTCCTCTCCTTGTTAAAGTCAAAGAGGATTGCCGATGCTACATCTTTTTCCCAGAATACACTCTCACAGAAATTATAAACAACGAAGATGAATCCGAAGAAAGTTCTTCTTTAAAATTTAGGGGCGCAATCAAATTCAAGTATTGGGGTGAAGCATGAATAATGAGCAACTAAACATCATTGCGTGCAATTCCTCGGCTCAACTTGTAGATGTGATTGTTGATGATGATGGTAAAGTCGGTATCAATAGATTCGATGTTTGGGAACTTACTCCAAGTGGTTTTTTCAAGAATAGTAACCATCCTGAAAAAAAATACTTGCCTAAAAATTCATCTATAGATAATCAAGAATCTCTTTATATTGTCGATTCCATCAAACAGACGAATGGTTCCTATGAAATAGGCCTGAATCAATGGGATTTTGGCGGTCCCACTATTAAAGGGAATATAGGCCAAGTGTGCGACATTGTTGTTCCGACCCCTCTTCTCATAGCAGTCACTAAGAAAAAAAACTTTAAAGATGCTGAACAGGCTTTTGATTGGTTTAAGAACGAATTTCTTTTTCATACAACTGAAAATTTGTACTTATTCTTTAAAATATTGAGTAATGAGCCTGGTTTAGAAGGAGGATGGCTAGGACGAAAGAATATTGCAAATATTGAAAGCAAGAAGATTAATGGTAAGGACTATCTCTTTGTCAGTAGTTTAAAAAGGTCTCCGCAAAAGAAACTGAATATACAAAAGGGTATAGCGCACGTTCGGTTTGTATCGGAACAGGATGCTGTCGAAAGCGATCCTATTTTGAACGCTCAATTGGCAAAGCAGGCTGCAGATCCAAACTCCATCATCAACCTTTGGGAAAAATACAATCAGGTTGATGCAAATATGTTGGAGGATTATAAAAATCAATCAGGGATTCTCCGGATTGAAAAGATTTCGGCAAAAGGCGAAAATTGCAGCGCTACACTTCAGAATAAAACTGAGGAAATAGAAAATTTTAAGAACATATACAATCAGTTAAACAGCAATCAGAAAAATGCCTATTCCATTTATGTTTTCGCGGGAAAAAATAAACACCCAATATGTAATGAACACATTGATGAACAAAAACGAACCATCTCTTGGAAATGGAACGAACGAAAGCCACAATACAATAATAATGAAAAATTGGAACTAGAAGGTTTCGCCATTAATTTTATGCCATGGGCAATTGCCTCTAAACGCAGGACAGATGCTCTTGAAAAAGTTCGTACGCGAAACATCCCAATTCCCACTATTACAGACATCTTAAACAAAACAACGATGCCGTCATTCAGTTCGGCGACTACAAAAAAAGCGCCTACTGAATTGCAAATAGAAGCTGCGTTTGGTGATAGTAAGCCCAACGACGCTCAAATAAAGGCTCTTAAAGTTTGCCTTAATACTCCTGATATAGCTCTTATTCAAGGACCTCCTGGAACGGGAAAGACTCGCGTCATTAATGCATTACAAAAATACTTGCAATCAACAGACCCGAGGCATCCCGAAAAAATGCCGAGCATATTGCTGACAAGTTTTCAGCATGTGGCCGTTGACAATGTGGCTGATGGAAGTTCAATTTGGGGACTCCCTGTATTTCGTTTCTATGGGGAACAAAAGGACAAGGAGCAAATTTTTAGGGGGCTACAGCAATGGCAAGAAGAAACTGCGAAAAAGATAGATGAGCAAATAAACAAAGTGCAGATTAACTCCCGATACAAGGAATATGATAAGCTGCAAGTGAGTCTCAATGCGATAAGGGCAGCAAGATCC
It encodes:
- a CDS encoding lipopolysaccharide kinase InaA family protein; this translates as MFTEELVKENRIIVVETESAGKFDLKECIGEGGQGAVYKTQHPNLLVKLSYASKDNFNPNIVYRRYRNLRSRIDLPNNLAKPLNEIKPIIKGGKVFYGYVMELMEDMVPLSSLHCKKGEEFALYIERLGGIRRIYTLLRKLAEILNQIHAVGYCYGDLNPNNIFISSDTEFSEVQLIDCDNMTIAADFKDSISFKGFSAPEIVREHKFNTPLSDTWSFAVVAFFALRQELPFHGRLVTDAATMDISTIEKKEEEADLPFIDDQDEDNVGESAVFREVMETKNLQDLFKRTFSGEKNFLTRPALFEWIEALQIGENSFMKCKNCGKHYIKMGKKCECPFCDTESHVPYILLLNMIYTGGQLIETSSSHPTYLLEDSSALLIIPMAETKSANIKVSFNASKQQLSLLLTNQDELKATLLIDKEKTTKNCALKKDVPLLVKVKEDCRCYIFFPEYTLTEIINNEDESEESSSLKFRGAIKFKYWGEA
- a CDS encoding ATP-binding protein, whose product is MNNEQLNIIACNSSAQLVDVIVDDDGKVGINRFDVWELTPSGFFKNSNHPEKKYLPKNSSIDNQESLYIVDSIKQTNGSYEIGLNQWDFGGPTIKGNIGQVCDIVVPTPLLIAVTKKKNFKDAEQAFDWFKNEFLFHTTENLYLFFKILSNEPGLEGGWLGRKNIANIESKKINGKDYLFVSSLKRSPQKKLNIQKGIAHVRFVSEQDAVESDPILNAQLAKQAADPNSIINLWEKYNQVDANMLEDYKNQSGILRIEKISAKGENCSATLQNKTEEIENFKNIYNQLNSNQKNAYSIYVFAGKNKHPICNEHIDEQKRTISWKWNERKPQYNNNEKLELEGFAINFMPWAIASKRRTDALEKVRTRNIPIPTITDILNKTTMPSFSSATTKKAPTELQIEAAFGDSKPNDAQIKALKVCLNTPDIALIQGPPGTGKTRVINALQKYLQSTDPRHPEKMPSILLTSFQHVAVDNVADGSSIWGLPVFRFYGEQKDKEQIFRGLQQWQEETAKKIDEQINKVQINSRYKEYDKLQVSLNAIRAARSSYEIRNLIQEIIGLSATNNFLSPSEVSTLKDFKKRFQSKQMDYRFYQCLMGLRTTPVGFNDDGKRMIERLLEYYDLRKDSLNCDAVENGYERLQKLMESTPSKEDFDWIEWLKDEGIAQMVHNPTNSFDHRLFTMLQDYIETTIIPNIKERIRQTDIQKYIILNGYKENVGFKSIRNAMLRYAMTYAATVQQSKSESFVRLLGEKNFEFDYVIIDEAARANPLDLFIPITLARKKVILVGDHKQLPQLVDQDILEQMESNNDSEERFEELKGFMEKSLFESLWNYLKMERNDGVVRTVTLDTQYRMPKKLSDFVSKNFYGEETHIQTGKNPNDCIHHVSRYIKKNGECKCAVWENVDGKESGKISKTNEAEAELIIKRIREIVKETDESIGVIASYSAQTRLIDKMAKSDAELKKRIDSKQLEIGSIDAFQGRQFDIVFFSVVRSNDKNIFGFLKSENRLNVAFSRQKKLLVVVGNRNMYETEKAQEDVPALKEFIKLADEEK